GGAGGTGATGAAGTTGGCAACACTGGCTGTTGAATTGAATATCACCGTCAGATCATCCAATATGCATGTAACGATGCAAGAGAAAGCCTTCATCTTCACCAGAAAACTTCTAACTGTCAACAAATCCAATACAAAGAACACGAAGCCAACACCCACCCAGATAGCTCTTGCGATCAAGAAGGTAAGAGTATGTTCAACTGATGATCATGAATTGCTAAATACAATCGTTGGATAGACTTGTTTCTCATGCACTTCTTTGATTGGCAGGAGTTCGATGCCTCTTATGGTCCAGCATGGCACTGCATAGTGGGGAAGAGTTTCGGATCGTTTGTGACTCACTCACCAGGTGGATTCTTGTATTTCTCTATCGATAACCTCTATCTTCTTCTCTTCAAAACAGAGGTCCAACCAGTCATACAGTGATGGTCTCCAGTACTCCAGTGAATAGCTCAGAACAGAAAAGCTATGATTCTTAACCAGTAGGTTACGTGGGGTTAGTGTTGTAGTTCTCTCTGCCTCTGGATGATTTACCAACAAGTACACTCCCACAAGCAGACAATTTCATCAAGTGAGGAAATCATGAAATGAAGCTAAATTTTTGAATGTAGTTTATAAATTTCTGAAAGTGTTAGTGAGGTTTAACCGTGTATGCACCTCATGAACAATAGGAGGTCTAACGTATAGATACACACAGGAGTTAAATGACAGAATCTATATACATGATTACGATCTACTTCCAGCTTCCAAATCATCCAAGGTAGAAACATTTGGTTCAACCAAACCTATATGTACGTGGTTAGGGCTTTTATCTGGTTGTTGTTGTCCTGCCTGCCCCATCAACTGCACATTAATGCCATTCTCGCCATTCGTTTGT
This genomic stretch from Papaver somniferum cultivar HN1 chromosome 5, ASM357369v1, whole genome shotgun sequence harbors:
- the LOC113282204 gene encoding dynein light chain 1, cytoplasmic-like is translated as MDKTATDTTTAAKATKIKRTSSSEVMKLATLAVELNITVRSSNMHVTMQEKAFIFTRKLLTVNKSNTKNTKPTPTQIALAIKKEFDASYGPAWHCIVGKSFGSFVTHSPGGFLYFSIDNLYLLLFKTEVQPVIQ